A genomic window from Ascaphus truei isolate aAscTru1 chromosome 1, aAscTru1.hap1, whole genome shotgun sequence includes:
- the LOC142499100 gene encoding uncharacterized protein LOC142499100 produces the protein MITCPCRLRYVGKTTRMLKERIAIHRSTIRKALNSKDEQNAPEGHVSPETEQVSSPGSASSTHLEEHDEEDFDDDDDDDAAAAAAIDTQIQASDHEEVPIETVLPPKRPANTTYDAIVASEGKIVEAENRRHSDLMTVLERMIALQEETVSQLAHLHRVFIEVPKQLQKINTSFEALVVQQTQANYWRMTNVPQFNTSQAGSVHAGQFSPHSSDIHSPGPNVTGQVADIAVQVPDDILPLPSVQIQQQTPTKEATKTKQDTHETDQPSLVQCLPTCSHVSVGTSPVRKQSLPKSPVGESLPKSPVGESLPKSPVGESLPKSPVGESLPKSPVGESLPKSPVGESLATSPVGESLATSPVGEQSLPKSPVGESLATSPAREVPEATQSGSVVPKVGGKRKRKIQETTSRPVTRSQKEQKK, from the exons atgcccctgaaggacatgtgtcacctgagactgaacaagtgtcttcacctgggtcagccagctcaacacacctagaag aacatgatgaagaggattttgatgatgatgatgatgatgatgccgccgccgccgccgccatagacacacaaatacaagcaagtgaccatgaagaggttccaattgaaactgttttaccgccaaaacgtccagcaaataccacatatgatgcaattgtagcttctgagggaaaaattgtggaagcagaaaatcgtcgccattctgacctgatgacagtgctggaaaggatgattgcactgcaggaagaaacagtttcacaattggcacatctccacagagtcttcattgaagtgcctaaacagttgcaaaaaatcaacacctcattcgaagcattagttgttcagcaaacacaagctaattactggagaatgactaatgtaccacaattcaacacctcacaggcaggatctgttcatgcaggtcagttttcaccacattcatctgatattcattcaccaggcccaaatgttaccggtcaagtagcagacattgctgtgcaggttcctgatgacatcctaccgctgccatctgtacaaattcagcagcagacacctacaaaggaggcgacaaaaacaaaacaagacacacatgaaacagaccaaccatcacttgtgcagtgtctaccaacttgctcacatgtgtcagtgggcacaagccctgtccgtaaacagtcactacccaaaagccctgtaggtgagtcactgcccaaaagccctgtaggtgaatcgctgcccaaaagccctgtaggtgaatcgctgcccaaaagccctgtaggtgaatcgctgcccaaaagccctgtaggtgaatcactgcccaaaagccctgtaggtgagtcactggccacaagccctgtaggtgagtcactggccacaagccccgtaggtgaacagtcactgcccaaaagccctgtaggtgagtcactggccacaagccctgcccgtgaagtgccagaggccactcaaagtggctctgttgtgcctaaagttggtggcaaaagaaaaaggaaaattcaagagacaacaagcaggcctgttactcgctcacaaaaggaacaaaaaaaataa